One Pantoea eucalypti genomic region harbors:
- a CDS encoding DcrB-related protein, translating into MEIKSFALSEGTLNLSDAWQDHSINVLKFPASDATLVITRAWDISPEEENDYFSQQLARIKQRMKKVVMGEQVTSTIAGQSAKEVKLSFENQHVMMYEQLAIVRMEDHLLVLTFSRTTPFDADTDALWNSVKAGMQLGV; encoded by the coding sequence ATGGAAATTAAATCATTTGCTCTTTCAGAGGGCACCCTCAACTTGTCTGATGCCTGGCAGGATCACAGCATCAATGTTCTGAAATTTCCTGCCAGTGATGCAACTTTAGTCATCACCCGCGCATGGGATATCTCACCTGAAGAAGAAAATGACTATTTCTCCCAGCAGCTGGCCAGGATTAAGCAGCGAATGAAGAAGGTTGTAATGGGTGAGCAGGTGACAAGCACTATTGCGGGCCAGTCTGCAAAAGAGGTCAAACTCTCTTTCGAGAACCAGCATGTCATGATGTATGAACAGCTAGCGATCGTGCGAATGGAAGATCATCTCCTTGTACTGACCTTTAGCCGAACGACCCCTTTTGATGCAGATACAGATGCGCTCTGGAACTCAGTCAAAGCGGGTATGCAACTGGGAGTCTGA
- a CDS encoding serine/threonine protein kinase, whose product MSEHDQPLNVPNALPLGYRFNEFEIKEVIGGGGFGIVYRAWDHQLERDIAIKEFMPASLAVRSDDLNLVLRSERFSKTFHAGLNSFIQEARLLARFNHPNLLHVLRFWVQNDTAYMGTVFYSGTTLSNFRERNPQSVDETWIRRMLPPLLGAIKTIHEAGYLHRDISLDNIQIQSSGEPILLDFGSARKTIGNLSDESETMLRPGYAPIEQYSDNDESEQGAWTDIYALGAVLHTLITGAPPPVSVVRSIEDNYQPLVQRRLAGFSTALLSAVDRALALKPEDRPQSIDDFAVLMALPEREPEPLLSAKMSGPGTMLVPITEEEEEVKPASPLKTLLGHRFALPGLVAAGVLVGLCAGLLMSRGNESSPAEVAQNSAPAVTVAPVNQPVAAPPTQAETPAEKVVSAPAQTSEPVQTAAREPDPQPAPPPAPVAQVYIRLQQGERVQVNGQPQALVPAVNGFATLQLAPGNYTFAISGQSGTRQQTLNISEEGVWLLDPHS is encoded by the coding sequence ATGTCGGAACATGATCAACCCCTGAATGTCCCCAACGCGCTGCCGCTGGGTTACCGCTTTAATGAGTTTGAAATCAAAGAGGTTATCGGCGGTGGTGGCTTTGGTATCGTCTATCGCGCCTGGGATCACCAGCTGGAACGTGATATCGCCATCAAAGAGTTTATGCCCGCGTCACTGGCGGTGCGCAGCGATGACCTTAATCTGGTACTGCGCAGCGAACGTTTCAGCAAAACTTTTCACGCCGGACTGAACAGCTTTATTCAGGAGGCGCGTCTGCTGGCGCGCTTTAACCATCCGAACCTGCTGCACGTGCTGCGTTTCTGGGTGCAGAACGACACTGCCTACATGGGCACGGTGTTCTACAGCGGCACCACGCTCTCAAACTTCCGCGAACGCAATCCGCAGTCGGTAGATGAAACCTGGATCCGTCGCATGCTGCCGCCGCTGCTGGGCGCGATTAAAACCATCCATGAAGCGGGTTACCTGCATCGTGATATCTCGCTGGATAACATCCAGATTCAGAGCAGCGGCGAGCCGATCCTGCTGGACTTCGGGTCGGCGCGCAAAACCATCGGCAACCTGTCGGATGAGAGCGAGACCATGCTGCGTCCCGGCTATGCGCCGATTGAGCAATACAGCGACAACGACGAGAGCGAGCAGGGCGCGTGGACCGATATCTACGCGCTGGGCGCGGTGCTGCATACGCTGATTACCGGTGCACCGCCACCGGTCAGCGTGGTGCGGAGCATCGAAGATAATTATCAGCCGCTGGTGCAGCGTCGTCTGGCGGGGTTCTCCACAGCGCTGCTCAGTGCCGTGGATCGTGCTCTGGCGCTGAAGCCGGAAGATCGCCCGCAGAGCATTGATGATTTTGCTGTGCTGATGGCGCTGCCGGAACGTGAACCGGAACCGCTGCTCAGCGCAAAAATGAGCGGGCCAGGTACGATGCTGGTGCCGATCACAGAAGAAGAGGAGGAGGTCAAACCCGCCTCGCCGCTGAAAACGCTGCTGGGACACCGGTTTGCTCTGCCAGGCCTGGTGGCTGCGGGTGTGCTGGTCGGCCTGTGCGCCGGTCTGCTGATGTCACGCGGTAATGAGTCATCGCCGGCTGAGGTCGCGCAAAACAGCGCGCCTGCCGTCACCGTCGCGCCGGTTAACCAGCCGGTGGCTGCGCCACCGACGCAGGCTGAGACCCCGGCAGAGAAGGTTGTCAGCGCGCCGGCGCAGACCTCTGAACCTGTACAGACCGCCGCACGTGAACCCGATCCTCAACCGGCACCGCCACCCGCCCCGGTCGCCCAGGTTTATATCCGTCTGCAGCAGGGCGAACGCGTTCAGGTGAACGGTCAACCGCAGGCGCTGGTCCCGGCGGTGAATGGCTTCGCGACGCTGCAGCTGGCCCCAGGTAATTACACCTTTGCCATTAGCGGCCAGAGTGGCACTCGCCAGCAGACGCTGAACATCAGCGAAGAAGGCGTCTGGTTGCTCGATCCACACAGTTAA
- the tssH gene encoding type VI secretion system ATPase TssH, producing the protein MSEISRAVLFGKLDTLLFSSLESATAFCKLRGNPYVELVHWLHQLMQQQDGDLQQVITHFSLDEKALTQDIVAALDRLPRGASAVSDLSEHIDSAVERAWVYASLKYGATRIRGGHLLIGMLKTFNLASVLKGISGQFSRVNADALLADFDTLLSNSKEAQQAMSAPADAAGTAPAASGSSLEQYGQDLTARAREGRIDPVTGRDDEIRQMVDILMRRRQNNPLLTGEAGVGKTAVVEGLALRIAAGDVPAPLRDVQLWLLDIGLLQAGAGMKGEFEARLQALINEVQSSPTPIVLFVDEIHTLVGAGGQQGTGDAANLLKPALARGQLRTIGATTWAEYKKYIEKDPALTRRFQTVQVQEPDEAKAILMLRSTVSALEKHHRVLLLDDAVTAAVKLSHRYIPARQLPDKAVALLDTACARVAVSQGAQPAALEDCLHRLAALEIEAEIIEREIRVGLGDVTRQQAIAAERTALETERDALQQRWLQERELVETLIALRARCVTEEDPALREQRDATQQQLTALQGDSPLLFAAVDAGVVAAVVSDWTGIPLGRMVKNEIDAVLNLADTLNQRVIGQRHGLDLIAKRVRTTRARLDNPNKPAGVFMLCGPSGVGKTETALALAESLYGGEQNIITINMSEFQEAHTVSTLKGAPPGYVGYGEGGVLTEAVRRRPYSVVLLDEIEKAHPDVHELFFQVFDKGWMEDGEGRHIDFRNTIIILTSNVGTQLISAMCADPELMPDPDALSTALRKPLLEVFPPALLGRLLVVPYYPLSDEMLAEIVRLQLARIVRRLADNHGIEAQIDESVVSQIVQRCTEVESGGRMVDAILTNTLLPQMSQILLSAHARDERYRRVEVRCEQGEFVCQFAV; encoded by the coding sequence ATGTCAGAAATCAGCCGTGCCGTGCTATTCGGCAAACTGGATACGCTGTTATTTTCCTCGCTGGAAAGCGCCACCGCCTTTTGCAAACTGCGCGGCAATCCCTATGTCGAACTGGTGCACTGGCTGCATCAACTGATGCAGCAGCAGGATGGCGACTTACAGCAGGTCATCACACATTTTTCACTGGATGAAAAGGCCCTGACTCAGGACATCGTTGCCGCGCTGGATCGCCTGCCTCGCGGTGCCAGTGCGGTCTCCGACCTCTCTGAGCATATCGACAGCGCCGTTGAGCGGGCGTGGGTTTATGCCTCGCTGAAATATGGCGCGACCCGCATTCGCGGCGGTCATCTGCTGATTGGTATGCTGAAAACCTTCAACCTGGCCAGCGTACTGAAAGGCATCTCCGGCCAGTTCAGCCGGGTTAATGCCGATGCGCTGCTGGCGGATTTCGACACGCTGCTCAGCAACAGCAAAGAAGCGCAGCAGGCGATGAGCGCGCCGGCAGATGCTGCTGGTACAGCGCCTGCGGCCAGTGGCAGTTCGCTGGAGCAGTATGGACAGGATCTGACCGCGCGCGCCCGTGAAGGCCGCATCGATCCGGTAACCGGGCGTGACGATGAGATCCGCCAGATGGTCGATATCCTGATGCGTCGTCGTCAGAACAACCCGTTGTTGACCGGTGAAGCGGGCGTCGGCAAAACCGCGGTGGTCGAAGGCCTCGCGCTGCGTATTGCCGCGGGGGATGTGCCTGCGCCGCTGCGCGATGTGCAGCTCTGGCTGCTGGATATTGGCCTGCTGCAGGCGGGTGCCGGGATGAAAGGGGAGTTCGAAGCGCGACTGCAGGCGCTGATCAATGAGGTGCAGTCCAGCCCGACGCCGATCGTGCTGTTTGTCGATGAGATCCACACTCTGGTTGGCGCGGGTGGTCAGCAGGGCACCGGCGATGCCGCCAACCTGCTGAAACCGGCGCTGGCGCGCGGCCAGCTTCGCACCATCGGCGCGACCACCTGGGCCGAATACAAAAAGTATATTGAGAAAGATCCGGCGCTGACCCGCCGCTTCCAGACCGTGCAGGTGCAGGAGCCGGATGAAGCCAAAGCGATTCTGATGCTGCGCAGCACCGTCAGCGCGCTGGAGAAACACCATCGCGTGCTGTTGCTGGATGATGCAGTCACTGCGGCAGTGAAACTATCCCATCGCTACATTCCGGCGCGTCAGCTGCCCGATAAAGCGGTGGCGCTGCTGGATACTGCCTGCGCCCGCGTGGCGGTGAGTCAGGGCGCGCAGCCTGCGGCGCTGGAAGATTGTCTGCATCGTCTGGCCGCGCTGGAGATTGAAGCGGAGATCATTGAACGTGAAATCCGCGTCGGCCTTGGCGATGTGACCCGCCAGCAGGCGATTGCCGCAGAGCGCACCGCCCTGGAAACTGAACGTGATGCACTGCAACAGCGCTGGCTGCAGGAGCGTGAACTGGTTGAGACGCTGATTGCGCTGCGCGCCCGCTGTGTAACCGAAGAGGATCCGGCGCTGCGTGAACAGCGTGATGCAACGCAGCAGCAACTCACGGCGCTGCAGGGCGACTCGCCGCTGCTGTTTGCCGCCGTGGATGCAGGCGTGGTGGCTGCCGTGGTCTCGGACTGGACCGGTATTCCACTGGGCCGGATGGTGAAGAATGAGATCGACGCCGTCCTGAATCTGGCTGACACCCTGAACCAGCGCGTCATCGGCCAGCGTCACGGTCTGGATCTGATCGCCAAACGGGTTCGCACTACGCGCGCCCGCCTGGATAACCCCAACAAGCCCGCAGGCGTCTTTATGCTGTGCGGCCCGTCCGGTGTCGGTAAAACCGAGACCGCGCTGGCGCTGGCCGAGTCGCTGTATGGCGGTGAGCAGAACATTATCACCATCAACATGAGTGAGTTTCAGGAGGCGCACACTGTCTCGACGCTGAAAGGTGCTCCGCCGGGCTACGTCGGCTACGGCGAAGGCGGCGTGCTGACCGAAGCCGTTCGCCGTCGTCCCTACAGCGTGGTGCTGCTGGATGAGATTGAGAAAGCCCATCCGGATGTGCATGAGCTGTTCTTCCAGGTGTTTGATAAGGGCTGGATGGAGGATGGCGAAGGTCGCCACATCGATTTCCGCAACACCATCATCATTCTGACCTCGAACGTCGGCACGCAGTTGATCAGCGCGATGTGTGCTGATCCTGAACTGATGCCCGATCCGGATGCCCTGAGCACCGCGCTGCGTAAACCGCTGCTGGAGGTGTTCCCGCCTGCGCTGCTGGGCCGTCTGCTGGTGGTGCCGTATTACCCGCTCAGCGATGAAATGCTGGCGGAGATTGTGCGGCTGCAGCTGGCGCGCATTGTGCGTCGTCTGGCCGACAACCATGGGATTGAGGCGCAGATCGACGAGTCGGTGGTGAGCCAGATCGTCCAGCGCTGTACCGAGGTGGAGTCGGGCGGTCGCATGGTGGATGCCATCCTCACTAACACGCTGTTGCCGCAGATGAGCCAGATATTGCTGAGTGCGCACGCCCGCGATGAACGCTATCGCCGCGTCGAAGTGCGTTGTGAGCAGGGCGAATTTGTCTGCCAGTTCGCTGTTTAA
- the tssG gene encoding type VI secretion system baseplate subunit TssG → MSGEKVITLPRLTRLPDDFWQKVMAAPWRYDLFQLLRRLDAQGGQRYPLGRAPLPKFESVRIGQTPSLAFAPATVASATPREGSERHELSIYSFGLFGPNGPLPTHLTEYVHERIVHHQDHSLSAFADLFHHRATLLFYRAWADAQPTVSLDRPDDSRFLNYLACLAGIGLPAQQQASSLSLHARLMLVGHLSRHGHDAEGLVRILRHYFGVPVRLTQNLPHWLTLDSRDQARLGAGRHMPRLGASAFLGVAVRDVQHRFRLHLGPLNAAQYAHFLPDAPGAQEVRDWVRHYLGIEMQWDLSLILAADEVQGVALGGTARLGYTSWLGQMPQPHDREDFMFEVEAASR, encoded by the coding sequence ATGAGTGGCGAAAAAGTCATTACGCTGCCGCGTCTGACCCGACTGCCGGATGATTTCTGGCAGAAAGTCATGGCCGCGCCGTGGCGCTACGATCTGTTTCAGCTGCTGCGACGGCTGGACGCGCAGGGCGGTCAGCGCTATCCGCTGGGCCGTGCGCCGCTGCCGAAGTTCGAATCGGTACGCATCGGTCAGACGCCGTCACTGGCGTTTGCACCGGCCACCGTCGCCAGTGCCACCCCGCGTGAGGGTTCGGAGCGTCATGAGCTGTCGATCTACAGCTTTGGCCTGTTTGGCCCCAACGGCCCGCTGCCAACCCATCTGACCGAATATGTGCATGAACGCATCGTGCATCATCAGGATCACAGCCTGTCGGCGTTTGCTGACCTGTTTCACCACCGCGCCACGCTGCTGTTCTATCGTGCCTGGGCGGATGCGCAGCCGACCGTGTCGCTGGATCGTCCCGACGACAGTCGCTTCCTGAACTATCTCGCCTGTCTGGCGGGCATCGGTTTGCCGGCCCAGCAGCAGGCCAGCTCGCTGAGTCTCCATGCCCGACTGATGCTGGTGGGCCATCTCAGCCGTCACGGTCATGATGCGGAAGGGCTGGTGCGCATTCTGCGCCACTACTTTGGCGTACCGGTCCGGCTCACGCAGAACCTGCCGCACTGGCTGACGCTGGACAGCCGCGATCAGGCCCGACTGGGCGCGGGACGTCACATGCCCCGGCTGGGCGCCTCCGCGTTTCTCGGTGTGGCGGTACGTGATGTGCAGCACCGTTTTCGCCTGCACCTGGGCCCGCTCAACGCCGCGCAGTATGCCCATTTTCTGCCGGATGCGCCCGGCGCGCAGGAAGTGCGCGACTGGGTGCGTCACTACCTTGGCATCGAAATGCAATGGGATCTCAGTCTGATCCTGGCCGCTGACGAGGTGCAGGGTGTGGCGCTGGGCGGCACTGCCCGACTCGGCTACACCAGCTGGCTGGGGCAGATGCCGCAGCCGCACGATCGCGAAGATTTCATGTTTGAGGTTGAGGCTGCTTCACGCTAG
- the tssF gene encoding type VI secretion system baseplate subunit TssF, whose amino-acid sequence MDSNLLDYYNRELAYLREMGAEFATRYPKVAGRLGMHGIDVADPYVERLMEGFAFLTSRVQLKMDAEFPRFSQRLLEMIAPSYLSPTPSMAIAQLTPDSRKGDITQGFRVPRGTMMESQNLKKTGVTCSYSTAHDVVLHPLRITEASLGGVPGDLPSGELKLTGLGAASALRIRITCEGISSLSQLNVEDLMLFLSGPDIQALKLLELLMQHRVGIVLQSVEKRPQRQVLTDDALQQEGFAPEQALLPDDLRNFDGYRLLQEYFAFPARFQFISLSQLGPFLRRCDNATAFDIIILLDKADSALESVVDHSHLALHCTPVINLFPKTAERLKVSDSQHEYHLVVDNIRPLDYEVHSVQRLFATVEGKREEQVFRPFWSTFSGDQGDYGAYFSLRREQRTLSEQAQRYGTRTGYIGSEVFLSLVDEHHAPWRDDVRYLSAEVMCTSRDLPLMLQQDQGNFVMPDSIPVSELKLCKGPTPPRPALAEGLSAWRLISHLQMNYLSLMDSSDGEGAAALRQLLSLYANLAEAPVARQIDGIRHCTLSAVNRRVPEPGPVVFARGVSITLEVDEQAFSGASPWLFGSVLERVCGRLVALNSFTEFTLNSQQRGEVGYWPPRMGRKALI is encoded by the coding sequence ATGGACAGCAATCTGCTCGACTACTACAACCGTGAACTGGCCTACCTGCGCGAGATGGGGGCAGAGTTTGCGACGCGCTACCCGAAAGTGGCGGGACGTCTTGGCATGCATGGCATTGACGTGGCGGACCCCTATGTGGAACGGCTGATGGAAGGGTTTGCCTTCCTGACGTCGCGCGTGCAGCTGAAGATGGATGCGGAGTTTCCGCGCTTCTCACAGCGTCTGCTGGAGATGATTGCGCCATCTTATCTCTCGCCAACGCCCTCCATGGCGATTGCGCAGCTGACGCCGGACAGCCGCAAAGGTGATATCACTCAGGGTTTCCGGGTGCCGCGTGGCACCATGATGGAGAGCCAGAACCTGAAAAAAACCGGGGTGACCTGCAGCTACTCCACCGCACACGATGTGGTGCTGCATCCGCTGCGCATCACTGAAGCCAGCCTCGGCGGCGTGCCAGGTGATCTGCCTTCTGGCGAGCTGAAACTCACGGGCCTGGGCGCGGCAAGTGCGCTGCGCATCCGTATCACCTGTGAAGGGATCTCCTCGCTGAGTCAGCTCAACGTCGAGGACCTGATGCTGTTCCTCAGCGGCCCGGATATTCAGGCGCTGAAGCTGCTTGAGCTGCTGATGCAGCATCGGGTAGGTATCGTGCTGCAGTCGGTAGAGAAACGGCCACAGCGTCAGGTGCTGACAGATGACGCCCTGCAGCAGGAGGGTTTTGCGCCAGAGCAGGCGCTGCTGCCCGACGACCTGCGCAACTTCGACGGCTATCGTCTGTTGCAGGAATATTTCGCTTTTCCGGCACGCTTTCAGTTTATCAGCCTGAGTCAGCTCGGCCCGTTTTTGCGCCGCTGCGACAACGCCACAGCGTTCGACATCATCATCCTGCTCGACAAAGCGGACAGCGCGCTGGAAAGCGTGGTCGATCACAGCCATCTGGCGCTGCACTGCACGCCGGTCATTAACCTCTTCCCGAAAACCGCCGAGCGTCTGAAGGTCAGCGACAGTCAGCATGAATATCATCTGGTAGTGGATAACATCCGGCCGCTGGATTATGAGGTGCATTCGGTGCAGCGGCTGTTTGCCACCGTAGAGGGCAAGCGGGAAGAGCAGGTATTCCGCCCGTTCTGGAGCACCTTCAGCGGCGATCAGGGTGACTATGGCGCCTACTTCTCGCTGCGCCGCGAACAGCGCACCCTGTCAGAGCAGGCACAACGTTATGGCACGCGCACCGGCTACATCGGTTCAGAAGTGTTTCTGTCGCTGGTGGATGAGCATCATGCGCCGTGGCGCGACGACGTGCGCTATCTCTCTGCCGAGGTGATGTGTACCAGCCGCGATCTGCCGCTGATGCTGCAGCAGGATCAGGGCAACTTCGTGATGCCGGATTCCATTCCGGTGTCGGAGCTGAAGCTGTGCAAAGGACCGACACCGCCGCGTCCGGCGCTGGCAGAAGGCCTTTCGGCCTGGCGGCTGATCAGCCATCTGCAGATGAACTATCTCAGTCTGATGGACAGCAGCGACGGGGAAGGTGCGGCGGCGCTGCGCCAGTTGCTGAGCCTCTACGCTAATCTCGCCGAAGCGCCGGTTGCCCGCCAGATTGACGGCATTCGTCACTGTACGCTCAGCGCGGTAAACCGCCGTGTGCCTGAGCCAGGGCCGGTGGTGTTTGCGCGCGGTGTCAGCATCACGCTGGAAGTGGATGAGCAGGCGTTTTCGGGTGCCAGCCCATGGCTGTTTGGCAGCGTACTGGAGCGGGTTTGTGGCCGGCTGGTGGCGCTGAACAGCTTCACAGAATTCACCCTGAACAGCCAGCAGCGCGGGGAAGTGGGCTACTGGCCACCGCGCATGGGCAGGAAAGCGCTGATATGA
- the tssE gene encoding type VI secretion system baseplate subunit TssE, whose product MSHDSGAHNDGYAQLHGGFRARKKRDALTARDKLQSSLLDRLTDNAPDKQQEAENSMLISHSTLRRHVLRDLQWLFNTINNEAQQDLSGFDQVQRSVWNFGVAPLAGQNVSDIEWQDMQRKMTNAILHFEPRILPQGLQVRCVSDLGSLSLHNVLSIEIKGRLWCVPYPLAFLFRTQVDLESGHFELQDAG is encoded by the coding sequence ATGAGTCATGATTCAGGCGCGCACAATGATGGCTATGCCCAGCTGCACGGCGGCTTTCGCGCGCGCAAAAAGCGCGATGCGTTGACCGCCCGCGACAAGCTGCAATCCTCATTGCTGGATCGCCTGACCGACAACGCGCCGGACAAGCAGCAGGAGGCGGAGAACAGCATGCTGATCAGCCACAGCACGCTGCGTCGCCACGTCCTGCGCGATCTGCAGTGGCTGTTCAACACCATTAATAACGAAGCGCAGCAGGATCTCAGTGGTTTCGATCAGGTGCAGCGCTCGGTCTGGAATTTCGGCGTTGCGCCGCTGGCCGGGCAGAACGTCTCCGATATTGAATGGCAGGATATGCAGCGCAAAATGACCAACGCCATTCTGCACTTCGAGCCGCGTATTCTGCCGCAGGGGCTGCAGGTGCGCTGCGTCAGCGATCTCGGCTCGCTCAGCCTGCACAACGTGCTGTCGATTGAGATCAAAGGGCGGCTCTGGTGTGTGCCTTATCCACTGGCGTTTCTGTTCCGCACTCAGGTTGATCTGGAGAGCGGCCATTTCGAACTTCAGGATGCAGGATAA
- a CDS encoding type VI secretion system accessory protein TagJ has product MESLQHLLANATLGETLADVTRQIQANPANADLRAAFVQLLCLSGNWSRAQTQLQSWLALSPQAQPTVNLLQQAIAGELQRDAVLRGEADPVLPGSAWHWCDTLLAALQADTAGDVARGTALRAEALDLADANPGTATQQDQPTAFSWLMDGDSRFGPVCEVINQGRYYWIPFAAIREMQFQAPASVTDLVWRHTRVQLVDGSEQVCQIPARYPLLAGADERFLRASVTEWKPLGDDTDQFIGQGQKMWLSDSAEFSLLSLQQVTFDNTESADES; this is encoded by the coding sequence ATGGAATCCTTACAACACCTTCTGGCTAACGCCACGCTCGGCGAAACACTGGCTGACGTCACCCGCCAGATTCAGGCGAATCCGGCAAATGCCGATCTGCGGGCTGCCTTTGTGCAATTGCTTTGCCTGTCAGGTAACTGGTCGCGCGCGCAGACGCAGTTGCAATCCTGGCTGGCGTTAAGTCCGCAGGCGCAACCAACCGTCAATCTGTTGCAGCAGGCGATCGCCGGTGAACTGCAGCGTGACGCGGTACTGCGCGGTGAGGCCGATCCGGTACTGCCGGGCAGCGCCTGGCACTGGTGCGACACACTGCTGGCCGCCTTACAGGCCGACACCGCGGGTGATGTCGCGCGCGGCACTGCACTGCGGGCTGAGGCACTCGACCTCGCCGACGCCAATCCCGGCACCGCCACCCAACAGGATCAGCCAACCGCATTCAGCTGGCTGATGGATGGCGACAGCCGTTTCGGTCCGGTGTGTGAAGTGATCAATCAGGGGCGTTACTACTGGATCCCGTTTGCCGCCATTCGTGAGATGCAGTTCCAGGCGCCTGCCAGCGTCACCGATCTGGTGTGGCGTCACACACGCGTGCAGCTGGTGGATGGCAGCGAGCAGGTGTGTCAGATTCCGGCGCGCTATCCGCTGCTGGCGGGTGCAGACGAGCGTTTTCTGCGTGCCAGCGTCACCGAATGGAAGCCACTTGGCGATGATACGGATCAGTTCATTGGCCAGGGACAAAAAATGTGGCTCAGCGACAGCGCGGAATTCTCGCTGCTGAGCCTGCAGCAGGTCACGTTCGACAATACAGAGTCTGCCGATGAGTCATGA
- a CDS encoding PP2C family protein-serine/threonine phosphatase — protein sequence MNITIASTSNQGDRASNQDQIGDVIGTRSACFVVCDGVAGFPGGDRAAAIARSSLLQAFDGDAHLNAQSIRNYVNHANHAIRQQQKASSEHSRMGTTLVSLFIDRDYHLACWAHAGDSRLYLFRRGYLYLVTTDHSLVQQMKDAGHRTEGINSNLLYFALGMGDEQRDASYSDVVEIEDGDAFLLCTDGFWHGVSLEQMQQSLHMVNTPEEWLTLMQQIIKNDQSDQGQQDNFSALAVWIGSPQDTTLLHSLSEAAQFFPLRD from the coding sequence ATGAATATCACTATTGCCTCGACGTCCAATCAGGGCGATCGCGCCAGTAATCAGGATCAGATCGGTGATGTCATCGGTACGCGTTCAGCCTGCTTTGTCGTCTGCGACGGTGTAGCCGGGTTTCCCGGCGGTGACAGGGCGGCCGCCATCGCCCGCAGCAGCCTGCTACAGGCCTTTGATGGCGATGCGCACCTCAATGCGCAGTCGATTCGCAACTACGTTAATCACGCGAACCACGCCATCCGGCAGCAGCAGAAAGCCAGCAGCGAACACAGCCGGATGGGGACCACGCTGGTCAGCCTGTTCATTGACCGCGACTACCATCTTGCCTGCTGGGCCCATGCAGGCGATAGCCGCCTCTATCTGTTTCGTCGCGGCTATCTCTATCTTGTCACCACCGACCACAGCCTGGTGCAGCAGATGAAAGATGCCGGACATCGCACCGAAGGCATCAACAGCAACCTGCTCTATTTTGCGCTGGGGATGGGTGATGAGCAGCGTGACGCCAGTTACAGCGACGTGGTCGAAATCGAAGATGGCGATGCCTTTTTACTATGCACCGATGGTTTCTGGCATGGCGTTTCGCTGGAGCAGATGCAGCAGTCACTGCACATGGTGAACACACCGGAAGAGTGGCTGACGCTGATGCAGCAAATCATCAAAAACGATCAGTCGGATCAGGGGCAGCAGGATAATTTCAGCGCGCTGGCCGTCTGGATTGGATCGCCCCAGGACACCACCTTGCTGCACTCGCTCTCTGAAGCGGCGCAGTTCTTCCCTCTGCGAGATTGA